From Cyanobacteria bacterium FACHB-DQ100:
GACATCATTCATCACCACATTGCAGTCAATGTCAGCAGTGACATCTTCAGGGTAATTCAAATCGAGAAACGCATCGCCTTCGATTAAACCGATCGAAACGGCGGCGACTTGATGCTGAATCGGAGAGCGATCGAGGTCGCCGCACTGAATCAACGAGTCGATCGCATCATGCAGCGCTACAAATGCACCTGTGATAGCAGCGGTACGGGTTCCCGCGTCGGCTTGCAGCACGTCCGTATCGATCGTAATCGTGCGTTCTCCGAGTGCTGTCATATCGAGCACCGATCGCAAACTGCGGCCGATCAGGCGCTGAATTTCTTGGGTGCGTCCGGAGAGTTTGAGCAGTTCGCGTTCTTGACGATCGGGGGTCGCTCCCGGTAGCATCCGGTACTCTGCGGTGAGCCAGCCTTGCCCTTTACCTTCGAGAAATCGAGGCACTTTAGGCTTGACGCTGGCGGTGCAAAGCACTTGAGTATCTCCACAGCAAACGAGAACCGAACCTGCGGAGAATTTAGTAAATCGACGGGTGAAAGTGGTGGGACGGAGTTGATCGGGTTGCCGACCGTCTGGACGCTGCCAGGGCATGAAGTTTCCTCAAATCTGTGTTTCAGCATATCGCTCACAGCAAACAATGGAGGGCGGGATTCCCGATTGTCTTCAGATTTCGGGTTACAATCCGGCAAACCATTCGTAACCTTGGTCTTCCCAATAGCCCCGCGATCGTCCGAGTTGATTGACTAAGGTAATTCGCGTTACCCATTTACTCTGCTTGTATCCCAGTTTAATCGGGGAAGCTACCCGCAAAGGTGCCCCGTTTTGAATCGGCAGGGGTTCGCCGTTTTTCTGGTACGCCATCAGTGTTTGAGGATGCAGGCACGATCGTAAGTCCCAGCTTTCGGAATAGCGATCGGCGGACTGAAAGTAAACATATTTAACATCCGGTTTCGGTTGCGCCAGTTGGATCAAGTCTCGCAGCCGCACTCCGCCCCACTGCACGATCGCTGCCCATCCTTCCACACAGACATGACGAATGACCATCGAGGTCACCGGTAATTTGTAAATGTCGTTCAGGCTCAGTGATAACGGCTGATTCACTTCGCCATCAATAATTAATCGGAAGGTTGCTGGATCAAGGACAGGGGTAAAGCCAAACGTATTGACAATAAGCTGATTTGGCTCGATTTGACTGACTGCAAATTCAGGAACAGGTTTTTCAGGCTGAAATAATAGTTCCTCGAATTTTTGATTGAGCGGTTCTGTGGCTGCACCCACCATATCGGCAAAAATCGGAACGCCACAGCCACCAAGAATCAATCCTGAGCTTGAAACTCCAGCAATTTTGAGAAATTCACGCCGCGAAAAATTCTGCATTACGACTACCAAAACATTGAATCAATCAAGCGAGAGCCACCAACTTTGAGCGCGAGAACGGAATGAACGATCGCAAATCCAATCACGGTCGGAACGCTAGAAAAATGCACAATTCTTAACGCCTGCCAATCTCCAAACATCTCGACAATCCAGGGAAATTGAGCAGGTTTATACATTCCAATGCCGCTCAGAATCGCAAGCAGCAGGATGGGAACGATCGCCGTGTAAGCAACCCGATGCCATGCGTAATATTTTCGCTTTGGGTTTTTTCCGGTTTGCAGGGCTTTGATATCGTTTGTGCCCACGAATCGATGCTTCCACCGTCGCGTTACGACGACATAAATTCCATACCAGAGCAGGTTCAGCGAAAACAATCCCATTCCAGCGAAGTGCCAATCTCGCCCGCCTGCAAGCCAGCCGCCTAGCGTAAAGAGCGGCGGAATTGGAATTCCTGCTCTACCGCCAAATACCGGATTGGCATTGTAGATTTGCAAGCCGCTCGTCAGCATGACAAACAGGCTGACAACATTAATCCAATGAAATGTTTTTGCCAGAATTGCCTGTTTCGGTAAAACTTTGAGTTCCATTAGCGCTTCACAAAACATCACATACTGCTAATGTGACACAAAAAGAACCCGTAGCGTATGAATGACAAAACTACGGGTTTGAACTTTTCAATTTGAACTTTTCAATTACAGAGGTAGACGGATCGGCTCACCTTGCGATCGCTCAGTAGTGTTTCCAAGCAAAATATCAACCAGGCTTACTTCGATCGATTCCCGTT
This genomic window contains:
- the rph gene encoding ribonuclease PH, giving the protein MPWQRPDGRQPDQLRPTTFTRRFTKFSAGSVLVCCGDTQVLCTASVKPKVPRFLEGKGQGWLTAEYRMLPGATPDRQERELLKLSGRTQEIQRLIGRSLRSVLDMTALGERTITIDTDVLQADAGTRTAAITGAFVALHDAIDSLIQCGDLDRSPIQHQVAAVSIGLIEGDAFLDLNYPEDVTADIDCNVVMNDVLEIIEIQGTAEQGSFTRRQLDQIMDLAEKGIKELLELQRQTLEIHPSH
- a CDS encoding molybdopterin-dependent oxidoreductase, coding for MQNFSRREFLKIAGVSSSGLILGGCGVPIFADMVGAATEPLNQKFEELLFQPEKPVPEFAVSQIEPNQLIVNTFGFTPVLDPATFRLIIDGEVNQPLSLSLNDIYKLPVTSMVIRHVCVEGWAAIVQWGGVRLRDLIQLAQPKPDVKYVYFQSADRYSESWDLRSCLHPQTLMAYQKNGEPLPIQNGAPLRVASPIKLGYKQSKWVTRITLVNQLGRSRGYWEDQGYEWFAGL
- a CDS encoding cytochrome b/b6 domain-containing protein codes for the protein MELKVLPKQAILAKTFHWINVVSLFVMLTSGLQIYNANPVFGGRAGIPIPPLFTLGGWLAGGRDWHFAGMGLFSLNLLWYGIYVVVTRRWKHRFVGTNDIKALQTGKNPKRKYYAWHRVAYTAIVPILLLAILSGIGMYKPAQFPWIVEMFGDWQALRIVHFSSVPTVIGFAIVHSVLALKVGGSRLIDSMFW